The Marinitoga litoralis genomic interval ATTTTTCTTTAAATTCTTTCCTTCTATTATCTTCATATTATCACCTGATTTTTATATTTATAATATAGTTCTAAAATTTCTTCATATACTGTATCGTGAAAAGCTTTCCAACAATCTTTTTTTGTTTTGTTTACATAAACATTATATCTGCATCCACCATTGCAAATTGGTAAATATTTACAATCTTCACATATTTTATCTGCGATATGGTTTTCTAACATTTGTGAATATTTTTGTAAAAATCTTTCTGGATTATTAATAAATTCATTATACGAACAAATTTTAAATTCTTCTATACCTATACCAGATATACAATTATATAGATCGCCATTAGGAGCTATTATAATATCACTTTCTTTATTATATGTACATGGCCAGACATTTAAGAAATCTACTACATTTAATCCATTTGTTAAAATATTTTTTAGTGTTTCAATATACATTTGACCATATACTTTTAAAGGAGGTATATTTTTTAATGTATAAAGTGAAAATCCATCTGGATGACTTAATAATCCTATATTAAAAATAAATCTTTCTTTTAAAGTTTCAATACCAAATATTTCTATTAAATTTTTTATCATTTCCATATGTGTTTTAGAAAAATTAGCATTGTCTATCACACTATGCAAAACAATAATTGTTGATGTTTCTCTTAATATATTTTTTATAGTATTAATAGTATAATTCCATGTGTTGTTATATTTTTCCGACTTTCTTCTTGAATTATGGATTTCTTCAGGACCATCTAAAGTTATTTGAACAAATTTAATTTTATTCAATACTTCAAACATATCTTTTGAATAAAAAACTCCATTTGATATTAAGTTAAAATTTTTTATAGGTAAATTTAAATATTCTGATTTTTCAACCATAGATTTAATATATTGTGGATATAGGGAAGGTTCTCCACCAAAAAAAGTTACTACTATATTTTTACTCTTAAATAATGCATAAAGTGATTTCCATAACTCAATCCTTTTTTCTAAGTTTTGTGGTTTTTGATATCCTGTCTTATATGTATTTTGCTGCATGCAATAACTACATTGTAGATTACAATTTAACGTAACAACATCGGTAATTGACAAAGTATTATTAGTATATTTTATTTTATTCATAATATATTTATATAAAAATTTTTCATTGAAATCTTTTTTTACCAATATTCCTTCATCAATTAAAAAATCTATATTAGAATGATTTTTTTCAATATTTTTAATTGCATCTGAATTAATTTCTACATAATTTCTGATCAAAAAATTATAGTAAATTTCAATATTTTTCTTACGTTTATGAATTAAATATTTTGAAAATTTATATTCCATTTCTTCCTCCTGGTTTTTTAGTTTATTTTTTTAAAAACATAAAAATTTTATCTATCTAATATTATACAATTTTAAAAAGTGCTGAGATTACCATCCTAATGTATATGATATAATTATAAATAAAAAGAGGAAAATAAATATTATTTAATTTAATTCTGATTTTATATTGTTTGTATGAAAGACCTTTTTTATACTAAAATTTTTTAATAATAAATATTTAGAATATTTTTTTAAGAAAACTCTTTATTGTATATTATATAAGAAAGTCGGCCGACTTTCTATCATTATTGAGTTAAATCAGCACATCTTTGACTTCTATTAGTACATCCACCTAACGGCATTTTTCCGGATATAATTCTTTTTAGAATATTCATTTTGGCCCTCCTTTCGGTTATATTTTCTTTCAGTACTATGTATTAACAGCCGGCTGAAAAATTTTAATTTTAGTTTATAAACCACATTGTATTACAAAAGTGTCATATGTTATAATATTAATAAACAATCGAGTATAGAGATATTTTTTATTCAGAAAATTCAGTTTGAACTTGAGGATTAGTTGAATGAATAGAATATTCCTCATCATTATCTCCTGCAAATGTTATTATTGAAAATAAAATGATTCCTATGAGTAATATTATAATTATTCTTTTCATAATTTCACCCCCAAACCAAATTT includes:
- a CDS encoding radical SAM/SPASM domain-containing protein; translated protein: MEYKFSKYLIHKRKKNIEIYYNFLIRNYVEINSDAIKNIEKNHSNIDFLIDEGILVKKDFNEKFLYKYIMNKIKYTNNTLSITDVVTLNCNLQCSYCMQQNTYKTGYQKPQNLEKRIELWKSLYALFKSKNIVVTFFGGEPSLYPQYIKSMVEKSEYLNLPIKNFNLISNGVFYSKDMFEVLNKIKFVQITLDGPEEIHNSRRKSEKYNNTWNYTINTIKNILRETSTIIVLHSVIDNANFSKTHMEMIKNLIEIFGIETLKERFIFNIGLLSHPDGFSLYTLKNIPPLKVYGQMYIETLKNILTNGLNVVDFLNVWPCTYNKESDIIIAPNGDLYNCISGIGIEEFKICSYNEFINNPERFLQKYSQMLENHIADKICEDCKYLPICNGGCRYNVYVNKTKKDCWKAFHDTVYEEILELYYKYKNQVII